The genomic stretch ACGTTTAAAGCGGAGAGCTCATTCATCGTCGTCCTCCGACGGAATAACCCAGATAGCCAGGGCATCCAGACTTCCGAGGACCTCGGTTCGATCTTCCAGACGGACCTCGACATCCTTTCCCCTGCCGTCGTCCAGCCTCTTTATCTCCTCTCCGGGCAGAAACCCCCTATCCCTGAGGGCGGTCCTCTTGGGACCCGAGGCGGTTATACGAAGGACCTTGGCTCTCTGTCTCGGCAGAAGCATCGTGAGGGGAATGGAGAGATGTTCCGGCGAGGCTACGAAATTCTCCATAGCCGCTATCCAACCGCGCCCCTCGGCTTTGGAGCGACAGCAGAAATCGACGAAGGCGGCAAGACGCCGTTCGGTGGTAGAGTCGAGACAGTGCTCGGCGGCACAGGCCATCTCCTCGGCGATAGGGTCCTCCACCCCCAAGATCTCGGAGAAGAGAAAGGTCATGTGCTGATGTCTTCTGTAGGTCTCCAGGGCCTTCTCCCTGCCCTCCCTGGTGAGCTCGATCTTTCCGTATCTCTGGTGGTCCAGAAGCCCTATATCGACCATCTTGCGGACAGCCACGACCACCGTGGCCTTTCGGACTCCCAGACGGGAGGCAAGCTCGGTCACGGAAGGGACCGAGCCCTCCAGCTCTATCTCAAGAACGGTCTCCAGATAATCCTCTATACGCTCAGTTATGGCCATGCCGTCACCGCTTTCTAAAATGTTCTATCCTGAGAATACCCAAGTGGAGTTACGGTGTCAAACCTCTAGGGGAACCGAACAATAAGAAAGCTCCCGAGGGCGTTCCCGGGAGCTTTGGATCATGCGATCTACAGGTAAGGGCATCCCTCTATCCTGAAAAGATGGGGACCCTTGGGCCTGGTCAGGTTCTCCGGAGGCTTTCTTCCCATGTAGTCGAAGATTATCCAGCCTCGGTCGTGGTCTATCCGTAGACACCACTCGGGGCACCTGGCGGAAAGAGTATGCTCGGTAAGCCCCTTCAGAAAACGGTCAACCTCCCTGAAGACGTGAGCGAAAGCTCTCTTGAATTCCTCCCAAGAGAGTGAAACGACCTGGATCAATAGGACCACCTCCCATGGCAGAATAACAGCCACAGGAGATGACAGTCAAGCTCAGAGGCTCCCTTTCCGTAGATGTGCCTATGGATCAAGGCCCTCTTTTCTGGTATAAACGTTTACTGAACGCAAATATTTTTTCTTGGAGGTAACGAATGTGAAGAAAAAGAACATCGTACTGGCTTTGACACTGACGGTCGCCCTCAGCGGTGCGGCTTTCGCGGCGGACGAGAAAAAAGACGAAATTCTCGCCAAGGTAGGCCCCGAGACGGTCACTCAGGCGGATTTCGACGAGGTGATGGCAGGAGCTCAGCCCAACCAGGCAGCCTACTTCGGCACCCCCGAGGGCAAGAGGGCACTGGTGGAGGACATGGCCGACTCGGTGCTCTTCTACCTCTGGGGAAAGGACAACAAGCTGACCGAGACGGAGAAGTACAAAGAGACCATGGCCGAGCTGGAAAAGAGGGTTCTGGCCGGAATGGCCATGGAGAAGGTCCTCTCCGGCGCCAAGGTATCCGACGAGGAGGTCAAAAAGTTCTACGACGATCACAAGGCGGCCTTCAAGGTTCCCGAATCGGTAAAGGCCAGCCATATACTGATACAGGTTTCCAAGGACGCCGGAAACGATCTGTGGAAAAAGGCCAAAAAAGAGGTAACCAAGATCCGTAAGGATATCCTGGCCGGCAAGGTCAGCTTCGAGGACGCCGCCAAGAGGGACTCGGACTGCCCCTCCAAATCCAGAGGCGGAGATCTGGGCTTCTTCACCGAGGGACAGATGGTTCCCGAGTTCGAGAAGGCAGCATTCGCAACCAAGATCGGAGACATCAGCGATCCGGTCAAAACCCAGTTCGGCTACCACATAATAAAGGTGACCGACCATAAGGACGCCTCCGAACAGCCTTTCGACGAGGTGAAAGACGGAATCCGCCAGCAGCTTCTCCAGCAGAAGCAGAGGGACACCCTGTCGGAGTACGTGGACAAGTTGAAGAAGACCTACAAGGTCGAGATCCTTCTCCCCGAGCCCAAAGAGGTGTCGGCGGACAAGAAATAAATAAAGACAACAAATATAAAAAAGGTCGGAGGGACCCCGAGTTCGGGGCCCCTCCGACTTTATGTTTAAATCGATTACTCCGTGGTGTCTTGGTCGCCTATAACCTGTTTGAGCAAGTTCTCCAGGATCTGCTGCTTCACCTGATCTCCGGCGTCGGTCTCCTCCCCTCCGCCCTCTCCGGTGGGTATGTCGATCTGTATCCTTATCTTGGTCTCGCCGCCCTTTCCGTTGGTCGGCAGGCCGGTTCCGAGCCCTCCTAGACCGCCTTTCTCACCGATTTTGAGGTCCGATATGACCGGGGAATCCCAGCCCCCTCCCACGTGGAGACTTATCTCCCTGAAGTCTTTGGCCGAGTATCCCCCGACTATTCCCGCCAGAAGGTCCGTAGCCAGCGATCTGGGATCCTTGATGTTCTCTATGGTGGCCTCCAGGAGGCTTCTCATGGCTCCTAGAAGGGCGTTGAGGGCCTTCAGGTTAACCTCTCCGGAACAGCTCAGGTCCAGAGATTCCCTTTTATCTCCCATGGAGTTGGACTCGCTTCTCCAGGCCGATCCGCTGACGTCGAGGTATCGATAGAAATCGTCGCCGGGCCAGGCGGAGGCTCTGCTCCCCGGAAGTATGTACAGCTCCTGACCGTCTATGTTAAAGCTAGCCGCCAGGTCCTTGATCCTGAGAGGAGCTCCCTTGGTGACCGGGGTCAGGACGGAGAAGTCGATAAGCTCCACCGACCTTCCTCTAAGAAAACCGGTTACGTTGAAGAGAAAGGCCCTCCCTGCGACTCCGGATAGGTCCAGTTTCAGGTCGGCGTCGCCAGAGATGGTCCCGGGGAGATCGGCCCCGTCCTCCAGGAGAGGCTTCACGTCTATGCCCTTCACCTCGACCTTGCCCTTCCAGGAATTTCTAGTCAGGTCCACCGATAGATCCACGTCTCCCCTGCCCCCGTACATCTCGGCCTTGCCGCCGGATACCTTAAGGGAAGGGCCATCTACCTTCAGAGGCAGAGAGACCGACCGGATCTTCACCCCGTGAGTCGACAATTCCCGAGACGAGGCATTGCCCGAGGCTGAGACCTTTCCGTCTTTCCAGGAGCCGGACATATTAAGGTCCACTCGGCCGTCCACCACTCCCTCAAGGTTCGGCGCCAAAGATGACAGAAGTACGTCACCTCCGGAAGCGTCGAACTCCAATCCCCAGCCCGAGTCGTAAGGCTTCACGTCGCAGGAGGCCTGCACCCGCCGGTCTCCGAAAAGACTGGAGGCCTGGAAGGAGAGGTCGTCGTCCCTGCCCAGAAAACCTCCGAGGTCGACGCTGGCGAAGGCCATGTTACCCACCTGTAGCCGTGGAGCCTTACCCTGTGCGTATAGCTTGGGCTTATCGAGAGGGCCTAGAAGGTGAATCTTGCCGAAAAGGGTCCCTCCCATCTCGATGTCCTTCGGCATTATGCTCCTTATGTCCAGTCCCCTAACCGAGGCCTCCAGGTCGAGGGCACCGACGTCCTTCCCCGACGGCAACCTCACCCATCCTCCTCCCTTGAGGGGGAAACCACCCATCAGTCCCTTGAGAGAGGCATCGATCCGATCCTTGCCGCTCTTCAACGACAGAGATAGCTTCTCCAAGGGAAGGCTCTCCAGGTCCAGCCTGTCGGTCCGGGCGGAGAAATCCAACCTGGGAGACGAGTAGGAGCCGGACAGGGAGAATTCGCCGTCGATCTTGCCCGTAGCCTCCAGACCTCCCATAGCTCCGAAGAGGACCGAGCCGTCCAGACCGGACAGCGATCCCTTGACCGCCATATCCCCTACCGCCAGGGGGACAGCTCCGGACAGGGAAAGTCTTCCTCCGTAGAGCCCGGCTTCCACCTTATCGATCTTCAGCCTCTCGCCCTCGAGAGATACCTTGGCCTCGAGGTTCATGAAAGGGAACACCTCGACGAAGACTAGTTTGCCGGACCTGAGGTCCATGTTTAAAAGCCCTCCGCTCCCTTTGGATCGATAGGACCAGCTGCCATCCAAGACGCCTTCGGGCATATTCCCTCCGGCGGCGGGAAAAGCCTTTTCCAGAGACGCCCCGGAGATACCTGAAAGCTTTCCGTCGAGACGGATGGACGGTCCCTTTTCGAGGTCCACCGTGCCTTCTCCTGTGACCTTGCCGGAACCTATCGCCGACGAGAGGGAGATGATCCTCAAAAGACCTTTATCGTATCGAAAACTGCCCTCGGTCCGTCCCAGAGAGCCACCGGAAACAGCGAGTTTATCGGAGAAAATCCTTCCCTCCGCCGACGGGGCTCCCATCGGACCGAACACCTTTACCTCAGCCCCAATCTTTCCTTCGACGTTTGAAAGGCGGTTACCCGTCAGAGAAGCCAGCTCCGAGAGATCCACTTTATCGGCCAGAGCCGACAGATCCACCGAGCCACCGCTCAGGTCGACCGCCCCCTCCACCGACAGCTTTCCCCCGGCCAAAGGCGACCGGACCAGAACGTCGAGTCCTCTGTCTTTCTTTATGGACACCTTTCCCGATATATCGGTCAGGCCTCTCCCGTTTTTCAGAGCCCTGACCTTCCGAAAGCTCATCTCGCCCACAGGCGATGCGGCGGGGCCTTTCAGGGCGATGGATAGAAAGCCTACGTCCAGCGAAACCGCCTTATCCTTAAGCTCTTCAGAGAAGGAGGACAAATCGACGTCGGTCGCCACCAGATCGACCTGGATAGGAAGGTCATCCGAGGCCAACCCCACCGAGAGATCTCCCGATAGCGTTCCCTCTCCAAGCTCAATGCGACAGGAGGACAAAGACAGCTCCCCGTCGGAAAAGCCCAGATCTCCCCTAACGTTGGGCAGAGGCAGCTCTCCCAGGCCACCTTCGGAGAAGTGGAGATCGCCGGACAGAACGGGGGACGACAAAGTCCCGAAAAGACGATACCGTAGATTCGCCCTGCCTCTTACGGCGGACTTCTCGAGAGATGGCAGAATCCCTCCTAGACGTTCCATCGAGAGGTCCTCCAGGCTTCCCGAACCGTCCAGCCCGGGAGACAAGCTGCCTGAAAAGGAAATAGACCCTCCCACCCCGCGAATAGATGCGGCCGGAATCCTCACTCCCTCGGACAGATCGAGCTCGAAATCACCGTCCAGAGGCTCCCCGCGCCATGATCCCTGGACATGTCCGCTCCAGGACATTCCGTCGCCGACGGCTCTCAGCTCGGTCAAACTCCATCCCCCACCGTAGAGGGGACCGCAGTCCGACACAGTCACCAGACCTATCTCAAGGGGAACCTCTTCGTCACCACTGTCGGTTTCGGGAACAAGACCGTGAAGCAGCATCTCCTCAACCCTAACGCCCTCCACCTCCAGGGAAGCCAGCCTTACCCTGCCGCTCAGCAGAGACTTGATATCCGGCTTGCCTATGACGGATCGGACCGTCGCAACCGTGACCCCCGATCGGTCCATAAGCCGAAGAGAGGCGATACGGTAGCCGCTGAAGGGATTCCCGTCGATAGACCCTATCGACAGGGAGGCCCCTCCCATCGAGGCGACCCCATCTTGGATTCCCCTATCTATCAGATCGACGATCTTGGCTCCACCCCATCTGAACGCCAATATCGCCAGAAGAATAACCCCTGCCAAAAAGGAGAAATATATCCTTTTTTTCATCTTTCTACCCCCAATTTTTGTGGATATAGTGGATAACCCTGTGGATAACCGGTGAAAACCCCCGTGGATTAGCGTTGGAAAAGATGTTATCCACTATATATGGCGAGAAGGAGAGATCTGGATGGCCGATCCGATCGAGATCTCCGCACCATGGTACCCAGCCATAACCTTTCCTACCACCCTTATCTCCGCCCCTTCAAAGAGGTAATCGGGCAAGACACCTCGAAAGACCTCTTTTCTCACGGTAACGGAGAATCCCCTCTCCGAGGAACATATCCTCCACAGGGAAGGGCCGTCGAAAATTCGAGAAATCCTCATTTTGACACCGACGAAGTGCCCCCTCAAGGAGGTCAGCTCCGATTTTATCTGTCCAGGCGAAAAAGGCCTGGAATCGGCGAGTCCCCAGAACCCGGCACCCTTCGAGCAAGCCTCCGCCAAGGCCAGCTCCACCCTGTCAACATAGGTCAACTCGTCTCCCATCAAAAGAGGTTGAGCCAAACCGAGACGACATAGCTCCTCGGACAGCAGCCGGTCCTCTTTGCCGTCGCTATACCACAGGTGGGCCAAGGTCCTTCCGTAACGGTCCACTCCGGCGGTCTCCAAAACGACTGCCTTTCCTAAAACCATGGACTCGGCGACCTTCATGGCCTCCAGCCCGAACTCTTCTTGCCCTCTGACGGGATGGTGAAGCTCGGGGGTATCCACCAAGAGACAGCGAACCCTCAGCTTTCGGCGCTCGCACATAACGTCGAAGGTATCCCCGTCCAAAACCGATGCGACCTGACCTCGAAGGATCGCACCTTCCGAGGAAAAGGCGGATAATATCAGAAACATAGACAGGACAAGCGACGATCGGCCTCTCAAGGAAGACCACCTCCGGCAAATATAATACATTATGGGAGGGCTGGAGTATATAAGGTCAGTAAAAATCAAGCTCAACGTACCCTTTCAACCTGGATCTACATGGGATAAGCTATCCTTGAAGCCGCTTATCGAGCGAAAAGAAGGGCTACTACCGAAAAAGGAGGACCCGAGATGATCGACAAAGACAGGCTCCTTAAGAGCTTCATCGAGTTGGCCCGCGTTACCGCTCCTTCGGGACGGGAAGGGGCCATGGGAAAGACGCTTATTCGGCGACTTAAAAACCTGGGTTTGGATGTGTCGGTGGACGACAGCGCCGATAAAACCGGAGGCGAACAGGGAAATATAGTGGCACGATTGGATCCCTCGGAGGGAAGGGAAGACTGGATAGCCCTGACGGCCCACATGGATACGGTGCCGCTCTCCCACCCCACCAGGCCTATAGTAAGAAACGGGGTAGTCTACTCCGACGGCACGACCGTCCTTGGAGCGGACGACAGAGCGGGAATAGCTTCAATTCTAGAGGCAATAGAGGTATTAAAAAAAGACGGATCCGACCATCCGGGAATTGAGGTTATCTTTACCGTATCGGAGGAGGTGGGTCTTTTGGGATCCAAGGCGTTGGATCTCTCGAAGCTAAAATCCTCCATGGCCTTCGTCTTCGACAGCTCTACCGAGCCGGGATCGATAATAACCACCGCCCCCTTCGCCACCTCGATAACCTGGACCGTAATAGGACTGGCGGCCCACGCCGGGGTGGCTCCGGAAAAGGGCATCAACGCCATACAGGCGGCATCCAGAGGAATAGCCTCCCTAAGAATCGGTCGTATCGACGAGGAGACCACCGCCAACGTGGGGACGATCAAGGGGGGGCACGCCATCAACGTGGTCTGCGACAGGGTTGAGATCAAAGCGGAGGCCAGGTCCCTCAAGGAGGACAAGCTGAAGAGGCAGGTTCTGGAAATGAGGACGACCATGAAACGGGCGATCGCGGAATACGGGGCAACCCTGGAGGAAAAGGTGGCGGAAAAATACCCGGGATACTTTCTTACGGCCAATGCCCCCGTAGTCGTAAAGGCGGTAGAGGCGGTCAAAGCAGCCCGACTGATACCAAAGATCACCTCTACAGGAGGAGGCAGCGACGCCAACGTGCTCAACTACGGAGGGTTGCCGTCGGTGAACCTCGGCCTGGGATATCAGAGAGCCCACACCAACGAGGAATCGCTGGAGATATCGAAACTGGAGACCATGGCGAAGGTGGCCTTGGAGATAGTCCGATCCTAACCCAGAAGAAGGCTTTTAGCTACTCAAAAGAGTCTCTAAAGAACGACCTTTACTGACCAATGTACATAAAAACCTTGCCCTTCAAGGCTTGGAGCTCTATACTGGTCTGAAGCGATGACGATGTCACATGGAAGGAGGGGTCGCTTTGTCGGCTTTCAATTTCGTAGTAGCCTATCTCATACTGTCGGCCTGCGTGCTCTGGAGGAAAGAGATCCTTCAGAAATACAGGACTATTCGACAGAACGCACATCAGACCTAGAGAAATACCGTACTTCACGAGGGGGCCTCTGAAACGGGAGCCCCCTCCCCTGTTTTTGACCTAGGAGGGTTCGCCGATATGAACCACGTTTTCATGGTATGGGGGGCCGTAGCCTTGGGGGGCTTGATAGGCCATCTCTGCCGGATGCCGTCGGGAATAATGGTCGGAGGTATGATCGCCGGACTGGCGGTCAAGATTGCCTTCGCTCCCGACATGGAAAGCTCCAGATGGCTCAGCGCAATATCCCAGCTTCTAGTGGCCGGAGCCATAGTCTTCAACTCCGACGTAAGCTCGGTCAAGAGCCTTCCGGGAATGATACCTGTGGCCATGGGCTACTCGGTAGTGATGTTGGGGTTCGGCGTATTGGTGGCACTTGTCCTGTCTCGATTTTTCGGCATGGACATTCTGACCTCCCTTTTCGCATCCTCCCCGGGAGGGCTCTCCGGACTTGGACTGGCAGCGACCGAGAGCGAGGCCAACGCTCCGCTTGCCTTGCTCTTTCACGTCAGCAGGATAACGCTGGTACTCATGGTGGTACCTCTGCTGGCCCGCTACCTGAGCAGATAACAGACGAAAGCAGTCTAAGACCTCGTTTGACAGAACGAGGTCTTTTTTGACGTTCAAAAAAACTGTTGATCAGCGCAGCCACGCTGGGGTAGGACGCAAATCCCAGTCAATTGATGCGAAATACCTATACATAATAATCCGAATACCTCTCTAGCCTCCCCCCTCTTTTGGCAATATAATTTTAAAAAGGGTGGATTATGCAAAAACAAGGAGGGGGATCAACATGAACACACTTAAGGGGAGACTAATAGCGGTGTTCGTCCTTACGGGGCTCATAGGCCTTGGAACCCTGGGGATATTGGCCATTCAGAGGTCCGGAACGGCTCTGACCGCCGCAGCGGAAAAAGAGGGAATAGCCCTGACCAGCTCGGTAGGGGAGATGATCGACAGCTACATCAAATCTGAGGTAGCTGCAGTGGATCTGCTGGCATCCAGCGTCAGCATGAGATCCATGAACTGGGAGACCCAGAAAACGTTCATAGAACAAGTCGATATAAACGTAACGGGGATACAGGAAATCTGGGTGGTGGACGAAAAAGGACAGGCCCGTTATCTGGACGGGACCACCCTGGATCTCGAAAACAGAGACTACGTCAAGGAGGCCCTTTCGACCGGCAAGACCACTTTGAGCGATCCCGTAAAGTCTAAGAAAACCGGAGAGATGGTCATAGTTGTGGCCAGTCCCATTTTCGAGGACGGCAAGTCCAGGCCGTCGGCGCTTCTCTGCGGGAGGATACCTCTGAAATCGCTCCAGAAAACGGTCGATAAGTACAGCTGGGGACAAACCGGTTACATCTTCGCCATAGACAGAAAGGGTATCGTGGTTCTCCACCCTAACGAAGAGCACCAGGGAACTTTGAACGCATCGGTCGAGAGCAAAGCCATTCCGGCAGAGCTTGTCGAAATAGTGAAAAAAGGTATGAGAGGAGAAAGTGGCGTAGAAGGCTATCCCTTCGAGGGCAAGGAAAAGCTGGCGGCCTACGCACCTTCTGAGTTCACCGGCTGGCTGATCTTCTCGTCGGCCTATCTGGACGAGTTCACGGCCCCGGTGATTCGAATGAGAAACACCATAGCCCTGATCACATTAGGACTGATCCTGGCGATAGCGGTGGTATCGTTCTTCATAGCAAGATCCATAGCCACCCCTGTGGAAAAGGCCGTACAGGCCATGGGCAAGATAGCGAAGGGCGACCTCGACGTAACGATAGAGGACCGCTCCAGCATAAAGGAACTCAAACAGCTCAGACAGGCTGTGGACGCAATGACGTCCGAGGTATCGTCGGCGCTATCGGTGGTGAACGAGAGCGCAAGAACCGTTCTCGACAGGGCCCAGGACGTCAACGCCGCCGTCGAGGAGGCCAACGCCACCTCCGATCAGATCCTGGAGCAGACCGTCAGAGGCAACGAGATGGCCCAGAACACCGCCTCAGCGGTGGAACAGACCAACGCCAGCATATCGGAGGTAGCGGAGGGAGCCCAGTCGGGAGCCCAGAACGCGGTGGAAGCCGGCGAGGCTGCGGAGAACACCTCCCACGAGGCGGAGAAGGGCACTAAGGCTCTCAACGCAATGGTATCCGTCATAGACGACGTCTCCTCCGCCGGGACCAAGGTCGGGGACGCCATAAAGAGCCTGGACGATTCGGTGGACTCCATCGGCCAGTTCGTGACGACGATCACCACCATAGCGGATCAGACGAACCTTTTGGCCCTCAACGCCGCGATAGAGGCGGCCAGGGCTGGAGAGCACGGCAGAGGATTCGCCGTGGTCGCCGAGGAGGTTAGAAAGCTGGCGGAGGAGAGCAACAAGGCGGCCCAGAACGTGGGCACCCTCATCCAGGAGATAATAAGCAGAACCAAGACGGCCGCTTCGGACCAGGAGAGATCGGCCACCCTGATAGGAGAATTGGTCAAGCGGACCAACGAAACCAAGGAAGTCTTCACCCAGGTGGTCGTGAGGATGAACGGCATAACCGAGAACGTCCAGTCCATAGCGGCGGCGGCGGAGGAACAGTCGGCCAGCACCCAGGAGATGGCCTCCGGAGTGGAGCACATATCGACCAACACGAAAAACATAGCGGAAGCCTTGAAATCCATCACCCACGGCATGGAGGAAGAGAGCCAGGCTCTGGAGATGATGGCTCGTTCGGCGGAGGAACTGGTCTCCCTGAGCGACGACATGGAGAAGGCGGTAGCCCACTTCCGTCTGAGATCCCAGAGAGCTCTGGACGTAAAGTAGTTAAAGCAGCTAAAAAGGCGAAGAGGCCGGATTCCCAGAGGAATCCGGCCTCTTTATTAACCGCCTCACGAAGCTACCACCAAGGTCTAAGTTTGCCGGTTATGCTGTCGACTACGTCTCTGGAACCGTGGATCAATATTCCCATGTAGTCGACGTCCTGTTCGTTCATTTCCTCCAAAGCCGTAGCCAGCTCGTCGTCTCCGGCGGTATCCAGCAATATGGAGGGGCAGTCTATGACGAGAAGCTCCGGAGTCTCCCGGGCCTTGTTCAAAGCCTCCCTGAGCTGGGCAACCTTTGCCTTGAACACCATCAGAGGATAGCGGGGCAAACCGCGATGCCTCACTCCCGATTTATCGGAAAGCCATTCCCTTCCCATGTGCTCCTCTCCGTGGAACCCCATGGAAGTGCCCAGATGAGCGGCAACCGTGAGGGCCACCCCTACCTTCAGCTTGGCGTTCAAGATCAAAACGGACTTTTTCTCTCGGTAATCGTAATCCATGATCTGACGAATCTCCCCCTTCAAAGGCCGCGGCGGTACGAGGACCGCCGTTCCTATCCCCGTCCTTTCGGGGTACCTTATCAGTGTACCAGCTTTTGCCGTTTCTCACAGGAGATATAGGCCTGAAGCCGGGCCAGTTCGTCGAAGTCGGGCTCGGGACCTTCGTAAAATCGATCTGCCGAAGGTGACGTTATCGTCACCCCCGTGCCTTTCTCCACCACTCCCACGGGATAAAGAGGTGCGATGGATTCGAGCTCCGCGCTGGCCCGTTCGACCGCTTCGCCTGGCAGGGTAACCACCAATGCCCCGGAGGAAATCATCCTCATGGGATCGAAGTCGAAGGCCCTGGAGAAACGCTCGACAGCCTCCGATATCGGCAAAGCGTCGCCGTCGATCCTAAAGGACATACCGGCTCCCTGGGCCATCTCGCACATAGCCTCAAGAACGCCCCCTCTGGTGGGATCGTGCATGGCCGTGGCCCCCAAAGAGGCCAGCTTGAGGGCCTCCTCCACGACGGAAAGCCTATCGGCCAGAGATCGGGCCTCGGCGATGTCCCCATCGGAAAGCCCTTTCGAGCGGCACTTCTCTGGGTAATCCCAGGCCAGTATGGCTGTGCCTTCAAGCCCTACCCCGCGGGTGACGCATACGACGTCTCCCTCGGAGGCACCTCCGGTGGACACCATCTGTCCCGGCTCGGCGGAACCGAAGGCGGTCACTGCCGCCAGAGGACGGGAGAGGGCCGAGGTGTAACCGCTATGGCCTCCCACTATGGTGACGGAGATTTCCTGGGCCGCCTTCACCGCGTCCTCCATTATGTCTTTAAGTATATCCTCGTCGCCCTTGTCCGGAACCAGCACCAGCAGCTGGGCCCATCTGGGACGAATGCCTCCGGCGGCGATGTCGTTGCAGGCGACGTGAACCGCCAGACGACCGAGCCCCTCGGAGGCTCCGACGATGGGATCCACGTGGGAGGCCACAAGACCGCTTCCGGTATCGACCAAGGCAATGTCCTCGCCGAAAAGGCTCCCCAACAGAACGGAGGGATCGCCAACCTGTAGAGAGAGAGGTCCGTAGACCGACCTCTCCATGGCAGAGCGTGAAAATTTGGACATCAGTAACTCTCCCTGTCCTTGGCGTTGCGGAGGTTTCTGGCGTAGAAGACGTCGCCTCTCCAGTCGGCCTTGACCACGTCTCCGTCCGCCACCATCCGCTCCACCAGGGCGGGATCGTCGCCTTCCTGCTCGAGGAAACGGGCCACAGCCGCCTCTTTCATAGGGTGAACAGACAGTATGGACAACAGGGCATCTCGAACGTCCCCAGTTCTGGTGAAATCGTCGCCCTCGTAGGCGTTGAGTATCATGGGATTCAAACCGTGTGACTGGAAGGTGGCGGTAGCTACGGCCAGCCTTTCCTCGTCGACGCAGGCTACGTCTGGACATGCGGGAGGACGGGTCGGAGACGAAAGTCGGCACACCGCAGGTGAAACCGACTCCAAAAAGGACGCCAAGGCCTCGAGCTGTTCGTCGCCGTCGTTCCCTCCGGCTATAAGCATGGTCTCGGTCTCCAGATGGCCTTCGTAGGAGGAGGCGAAGTTCCCGACCCCTTTCAATATGGAATCGAAGGAGAGTTTTTTATGGGGCCTGTCGACGAATCTCCAGACGTCTTCGGTAGCTCCGTCCACCTTGAGAGAGACCCAGTCGAACTGCATCAGCGCCTCTTGGACCTCAGGATCGCCTATCAGAGACGCGTTGGATATCACCGCTATAGGAACCCCGAAGGCCTTTATCTTCTCGGCCAGCGTTCCTATTCCCAGGTCCAGAGTAGGTTCGCCGTCGGGGACGAAGGCCAGATAGTCTACCGGATCTCCTGATTTTTTAAGATCCTCCAGCTTGGCCTCCACCTCCGCCGCTATGGCCGAGGGATCGAAAAAGTTCCGACGCTCGACGGACATATTCAAGGTGCTTCCCAACTGACAGTAGCGGCAGGCATAGCTGCATACCTTCGGGGGGATGTGGTTGACCCCCAGGCTGCGCCCCAACCTTCTAGACGGCACGGGACCGAATACGTGCATGAGATGACCTCCTTATATACGTATACATTGAGAATACATCTCACAAAGGGTCGAGGGATATAGCCAAAAAGCGAGAAAAACCCTCTAATCTGGATCGATTAAAAAACTTGGGCTCAAGAT from Dethiosulfovibrio russensis encodes the following:
- a CDS encoding AsmA-like C-terminal region-containing protein; the encoded protein is MKKRIYFSFLAGVILLAILAFRWGGAKIVDLIDRGIQDGVASMGGASLSIGSIDGNPFSGYRIASLRLMDRSGVTVATVRSVIGKPDIKSLLSGRVRLASLEVEGVRVEEMLLHGLVPETDSGDEEVPLEIGLVTVSDCGPLYGGGWSLTELRAVGDGMSWSGHVQGSWRGEPLDGDFELDLSEGVRIPAASIRGVGGSISFSGSLSPGLDGSGSLEDLSMERLGGILPSLEKSAVRGRANLRYRLFGTLSSPVLSGDLHFSEGGLGELPLPNVRGDLGFSDGELSLSSCRIELGEGTLSGDLSVGLASDDLPIQVDLVATDVDLSSFSEELKDKAVSLDVGFLSIALKGPAASPVGEMSFRKVRALKNGRGLTDISGKVSIKKDRGLDVLVRSPLAGGKLSVEGAVDLSGGSVDLSALADKVDLSELASLTGNRLSNVEGKIGAEVKVFGPMGAPSAEGRIFSDKLAVSGGSLGRTEGSFRYDKGLLRIISLSSAIGSGKVTGEGTVDLEKGPSIRLDGKLSGISGASLEKAFPAAGGNMPEGVLDGSWSYRSKGSGGLLNMDLRSGKLVFVEVFPFMNLEAKVSLEGERLKIDKVEAGLYGGRLSLSGAVPLAVGDMAVKGSLSGLDGSVLFGAMGGLEATGKIDGEFSLSGSYSSPRLDFSARTDRLDLESLPLEKLSLSLKSGKDRIDASLKGLMGGFPLKGGGWVRLPSGKDVGALDLEASVRGLDIRSIMPKDIEMGGTLFGKIHLLGPLDKPKLYAQGKAPRLQVGNMAFASVDLGGFLGRDDDLSFQASSLFGDRRVQASCDVKPYDSGWGLEFDASGGDVLLSSLAPNLEGVVDGRVDLNMSGSWKDGKVSASGNASSRELSTHGVKIRSVSLPLKVDGPSLKVSGGKAEMYGGRGDVDLSVDLTRNSWKGKVEVKGIDVKPLLEDGADLPGTISGDADLKLDLSGVAGRAFLFNVTGFLRGRSVELIDFSVLTPVTKGAPLRIKDLAASFNIDGQELYILPGSRASAWPGDDFYRYLDVSGSAWRSESNSMGDKRESLDLSCSGEVNLKALNALLGAMRSLLEATIENIKDPRSLATDLLAGIVGGYSAKDFREISLHVGGGWDSPVISDLKIGEKGGLGGLGTGLPTNGKGGETKIRIQIDIPTGEGGGEETDAGDQVKQQILENLLKQVIGDQDTTE
- a CDS encoding metal-dependent transcriptional regulator, with protein sequence MAITERIEDYLETVLEIELEGSVPSVTELASRLGVRKATVVVAVRKMVDIGLLDHQRYGKIELTREGREKALETYRRHQHMTFLFSEILGVEDPIAEEMACAAEHCLDSTTERRLAAFVDFCCRSKAEGRGWIAAMENFVASPEHLSIPLTMLLPRQRAKVLRITASGPKRTALRDRGFLPGEEIKRLDDGRGKDVEVRLEDRTEVLGSLDALAIWVIPSEDDDE
- a CDS encoding thermonuclease family protein — protein: MFLILSAFSSEGAILRGQVASVLDGDTFDVMCERRKLRVRCLLVDTPELHHPVRGQEEFGLEAMKVAESMVLGKAVVLETAGVDRYGRTLAHLWYSDGKEDRLLSEELCRLGLAQPLLMGDELTYVDRVELALAEACSKGAGFWGLADSRPFSPGQIKSELTSLRGHFVGVKMRISRIFDGPSLWRICSSERGFSVTVRKEVFRGVLPDYLFEGAEIRVVGKVMAGYHGAEISIGSAIQISPSRHI
- a CDS encoding peptidylprolyl isomerase; amino-acid sequence: MKKKNIVLALTLTVALSGAAFAADEKKDEILAKVGPETVTQADFDEVMAGAQPNQAAYFGTPEGKRALVEDMADSVLFYLWGKDNKLTETEKYKETMAELEKRVLAGMAMEKVLSGAKVSDEEVKKFYDDHKAAFKVPESVKASHILIQVSKDAGNDLWKKAKKEVTKIRKDILAGKVSFEDAAKRDSDCPSKSRGGDLGFFTEGQMVPEFEKAAFATKIGDISDPVKTQFGYHIIKVTDHKDASEQPFDEVKDGIRQQLLQQKQRDTLSEYVDKLKKTYKVEILLPEPKEVSADKK